One window from the genome of Malus domestica chromosome 01, GDT2T_hap1 encodes:
- the LOC103444601 gene encoding large ribosomal subunit protein eL13x-like — protein MVKHNNVIPSSHFRKHWQNYVKTWFNQPARKTRRRTARQKKAVKIFPRPTTGPLRPIVHGQTLKYNMKVRAGRGFTLEELKSAGIPKKLAPTIGISVDHRRKNRSLEGLQANVQRLKTYKAKLVVFPRRAKHTKAGDSSAEELANATQLHAPYLPIAREKPTVELVKITDELKSFKAYDKLRVERMNQRHVGARLKKAAEAEKEEKK, from the exons ATGGTGAAGCACAACAACGTTATCCCGAGCTCTCACTTCAGGAAGCATTGGCAGAACTATGTCAAGACCTGGTTTAACCAACCTGCTAGGAAGACCAGGAGGAGAACTG CTCGCCAGAAGAAGGCTGTGAAAATCTTCCCTCGTCCAACCACTGGTCCCCTCCGTCCCATTGTTCACGGACAGACTCTGAAGTATAACATGAAAGTGAGAGCTGGTAGAGGCTTTACTCTTGAAGAATTGAAG TCTGCTGGAATTCCAAAGAAACTTGCACCTACCATTGGAATTTCTGTTGATCATCGTAGGAAGAATCGTTCTCTGGAGGGTCTTCAAGCTAATGTTCAACGTCTGAAGACATACAAGGCCAAATTAGTGGTCTTCCCAAGACGTGCTAAGCATACCAAG GCTGGTGATTCTTCCGCAGAGGAGCTTGCCAACGCCACCCAGCTCCATGCTCCCTACCTTCCAATTGCACGTGAGAAGCCAACGGTTGAGCTTGTGAAGATTACCGATGAGCTGAAATCATTCAAGGCTTATGACAAACTCCGTGTGGAGAGGATGAACCAACGCCATGTCGGTGCCAGGCTCAAGAAGGCAGCAGAGGCCgagaaggaagagaagaagtag